A section of the Methanocaldococcus sp. FS406-22 genome encodes:
- a CDS encoding bifunctional fructose-bisphosphatase/inositol-phosphate phosphatase — translation MKWDEIGKNIAKEIEKEILPYFGRKDKSYVVGKSPSGDETEIFDKISEDIALKYLQPLDVNIVSEELGIVDNGSEWTVVIDPIDGSFNFINGIPFFAFCFGVFKNNEPYYGLTYEFLTKSFYEAYKGKGAYLNGKKIKVKDFNQNDITISYYPSKKMDLEKLRNRVKRVRIFGAFGLEMCYVAKGTLDAVFDVRPKVRAVDIASSYIICKEAGALITDENGDELKFELNATDRIKIIVANSKEMLDIILDLS, via the coding sequence ATGAAATGGGACGAGATTGGGAAAAATATTGCAAAAGAAATTGAAAAAGAAATTTTACCATATTTTGGTAGAAAAGATAAATCTTACGTTGTTGGAAAATCTCCGAGTGGAGATGAAACAGAGATTTTTGACAAAATAAGTGAAGATATTGCCTTAAAATATTTGCAGCCGTTGGATGTTAATATTGTGAGTGAAGAGTTGGGGATTGTAGATAATGGTAGCGAATGGACTGTAGTAATAGACCCAATAGATGGTTCATTTAATTTTATAAACGGAATTCCATTTTTTGCATTTTGCTTTGGAGTATTTAAAAATAATGAGCCATATTATGGTTTAACTTATGAATTTTTAACTAAAAGCTTTTATGAAGCTTACAAAGGGAAAGGAGCTTATTTAAATGGAAAAAAGATTAAAGTTAAAGACTTCAACCAAAATGATATAACTATAAGCTATTATCCAAGCAAAAAAATGGACTTAGAAAAATTAAGGAATAGAGTTAAAAGAGTGAGAATATTTGGGGCTTTTGGATTAGAGATGTGTTATGTGGCTAAAGGGACTTTAGATGCTGTTTTTGATGTAAGGCCTAAGGTTAGGGCTGTTGATATCGCCTCATCATATATAATTTGCAAAGAAGCTGGAGCTTTAATAACGGATGAGAATGGAGATGAGCTGAAATTTGAACTAAATGCAACGGATAGGATAAAGATTATTGTAGCAAATAGCAAAGAAATGTTGGATATAATTTTAGACCTATCATAA
- the pyk gene encoding pyruvate kinase has product MRKTKILVTLGPSLEKRLSEAINLIDGVRFNMSHATTDYCEKFLDILEKNNIAKVMDLKGIKIRIKEVRLKNKILKVGERIVIGEDIKFNYNIDTIEEGHFILINDGKIKLRVIEKNDKIIAVVEVGGEVKEGMGVNLPDTRIELPIIDEIDSKNIKFAVEKDFEYIALSFVRNKEDVKELKDIIAEYKGDCEIISKIETKEGLKNIKGIAKESDGVMVARGDLGVEVPIENIPIEQKNILRIANRYGILSITATQILDSMINNPFPTRAEVTDIANAIYDGTDCLMLSNETTIGKYPIEAIKVLNKVAEVADRYYEEFGDMVCLEVESIDEGLVYAVYELYKKLNTKLVIAPTYSGRTAKLVSKLRINSKIIAPTPNIKTLKRLRLVWGVESCLMKEFEDVENIINACREIAKKEIEKGIYLITLGHPMGQKKTNTIKVESI; this is encoded by the coding sequence ATGAGAAAAACTAAAATCTTAGTTACCTTAGGCCCGTCCTTAGAAAAGAGATTAAGTGAGGCAATAAATTTAATAGATGGAGTTAGATTTAATATGTCTCATGCCACAACAGATTATTGTGAAAAATTTTTGGATATATTGGAAAAAAATAACATTGCTAAAGTTATGGATTTGAAGGGAATAAAGATTAGGATTAAGGAGGTTAGATTAAAAAATAAAATATTGAAAGTGGGGGAGAGAATTGTTATTGGAGAGGATATAAAGTTTAATTACAACATAGACACAATTGAAGAAGGGCATTTTATTCTAATCAACGATGGAAAAATTAAATTAAGAGTTATAGAGAAAAATGATAAAATTATTGCTGTTGTAGAAGTTGGTGGGGAAGTTAAAGAGGGAATGGGAGTTAATCTTCCAGATACAAGGATAGAATTACCAATAATTGATGAAATTGATTCAAAAAATATAAAATTCGCTGTAGAAAAGGACTTTGAATATATTGCCCTATCATTTGTTAGAAATAAAGAAGATGTTAAGGAATTAAAAGATATTATAGCTGAATACAAGGGAGATTGTGAGATAATATCAAAAATAGAGACAAAAGAAGGGCTAAAAAATATAAAAGGAATTGCTAAAGAAAGTGATGGAGTGATGGTAGCAAGAGGGGATTTGGGTGTAGAGGTTCCAATAGAAAATATCCCAATTGAGCAAAAGAATATATTGAGAATAGCTAATAGATATGGGATTTTGTCAATAACAGCCACACAGATATTGGATTCTATGATAAATAATCCATTTCCAACGAGGGCTGAGGTTACAGACATAGCTAATGCCATATACGATGGAACTGACTGCTTAATGCTTTCCAACGAAACAACTATTGGAAAATACCCAATAGAGGCAATAAAAGTATTAAATAAGGTTGCTGAAGTAGCAGATAGATATTATGAGGAGTTTGGAGATATGGTTTGTTTAGAAGTTGAGAGCATTGACGAGGGTTTAGTATATGCTGTTTATGAGCTATATAAGAAGCTAAATACTAAATTAGTTATAGCTCCAACGTATTCTGGTAGAACTGCTAAGTTAGTATCTAAATTAAGGATAAATAGTAAAATAATAGCTCCAACGCCAAATATAAAAACTTTAAAAAGGTTGAGGTTAGTTTGGGGAGTTGAAAGCTGTTTGATGAAAGAATTTGAAGATGTTGAAAATATAATCAATGCTTGTAGAGAAATAGCTAAAAAAGAAATTGAAAAAGGAATTTATTTAATAACATTGGGTCATCCAATGGGTCAAAAGAAAACCAACACTATAAAAGTTGAGAGTATTTAA
- a CDS encoding dihydropteroate synthase-like protein, with translation MKILIITGKLAEKKVKKAVEKYSFVDVHVANISVAAFLTPNLIIKEIKKLEDKFGKKLKDIYDFVLVTGLIRHDLKKVEEETGIKCFKSTREASDIPILIENLDKVELSTKEYADLQLLEIIKKRCEEEIKKAEEQELGEGDIKIGKLKVGDKFPMRVLGEIVHAPWLKEKELEEKIIYYLESGADMIDLGMVSNENNVDKIKEMLKIARDITDNPISVDTLNTKELIEAIKLDADMILSADAGNLDELIPYLKDSETAVVVLPTNYKTNYIPETIEGKIKSLEENIKKLIDAGIEKIVADPILEPINNSGCSFIESVIACKEFKKRNKLPLFFGVGNVTELFDADSNGVNALLAAIGAEIGANILFTPEASAKCKFSIKELKIASKMMFLAKKRNSLPKDVGYNLINYKDKRFEEEITFNSYNVPIIKAEEDERQILDEGSFKIEIDRKNKEIVAIYFNKRREPVLIIRGKKPKEIYETAIRLNLIKKLDHAAYFGRELAKAEIALRIGKKYNQDFDLFYNEFWWE, from the coding sequence ATGAAAATTCTAATAATCACTGGAAAATTGGCTGAAAAGAAAGTTAAAAAAGCTGTGGAAAAATACAGTTTTGTGGATGTGCACGTAGCAAACATTTCAGTAGCAGCTTTTTTAACACCAAATCTAATAATTAAAGAAATTAAAAAATTAGAAGACAAATTTGGAAAAAAATTAAAGGATATTTATGACTTTGTTTTGGTAACTGGATTGATAAGGCATGATTTAAAGAAGGTTGAGGAAGAAACGGGAATAAAATGCTTTAAATCTACGAGAGAAGCTTCTGACATTCCAATACTAATTGAAAATTTGGATAAGGTAGAGTTATCAACTAAAGAATATGCTGACTTACAGTTATTAGAAATCATTAAAAAGAGATGTGAGGAAGAGATTAAAAAGGCAGAAGAGCAAGAACTGGGAGAGGGAGATATAAAGATAGGCAAGCTAAAGGTTGGAGATAAATTTCCAATGAGAGTTTTGGGAGAGATAGTCCATGCTCCATGGCTAAAAGAGAAAGAGTTGGAGGAGAAAATAATTTATTATTTAGAGAGTGGGGCTGATATGATTGATTTAGGAATGGTTAGTAATGAAAATAATGTAGATAAAATTAAAGAGATGTTAAAAATAGCGAGAGATATAACAGACAATCCAATTAGCGTGGATACTCTAAACACAAAAGAGTTGATTGAGGCTATAAAATTAGATGCAGATATGATTTTAAGTGCTGATGCAGGAAATTTGGATGAGCTAATTCCCTATTTAAAAGATTCAGAAACAGCAGTTGTTGTATTGCCAACAAATTATAAAACAAATTATATTCCAGAAACAATTGAAGGAAAGATTAAATCTTTAGAAGAGAATATAAAAAAGCTGATTGATGCTGGAATTGAAAAGATAGTTGCCGACCCAATATTGGAGCCAATAAATAACAGTGGTTGTAGTTTTATAGAGAGCGTTATTGCCTGCAAAGAATTTAAAAAAAGAAATAAATTGCCACTATTTTTTGGCGTTGGAAACGTTACAGAGCTTTTTGATGCTGATAGTAATGGAGTCAATGCTTTGTTGGCAGCTATTGGTGCAGAGATAGGGGCTAATATTTTATTTACACCAGAAGCAAGTGCCAAATGCAAATTCTCAATAAAAGAGTTAAAGATTGCCTCAAAAATGATGTTTTTGGCTAAAAAAAGGAATTCTTTGCCAAAGGATGTTGGTTACAATTTGATAAATTATAAAGATAAGAGATTTGAAGAAGAAATAACCTTCAATAGTTACAACGTCCCAATAATTAAAGCTGAAGAAGATGAAAGGCAGATATTGGATGAAGGAAGTTTTAAAATTGAAATTGATAGGAAAAATAAGGAAATTGTAGCAATATACTTTAATAAAAGGAGAGAGCCTGTTTTAATTATTAGAGGTAAGAAACCAAAAGAGATTTATGAAACCGCGATAAGATTAAATTTGATAAAGAAATTAGACCATGCAGCTTATTTTGGTAGAGAGTTAGCTAAGGCAGAGATAGCTTTAAGGATAGGTAAAAAATACAATCAAGATTTTGATTTGTTCTACAATGAATTTTGGTGGGAATAA
- a CDS encoding proteasome assembly chaperone family protein, which translates to MKFVEKAKIEFENPIVIEAFPGTGLVGSIAAYQIIRELNLKYFGYFEIDGVFPLTTIEKGIPYPPVRAYANKDFIVLFSDIIIPPFKINGLAEFIVKTFSDKNPKLFVSLGGIMAGKSEKVFGIANKEELIEDLKNYVEIFDFGVVGGIGGNLMIKCQDNGFDAIGLLAETVGIRPDPRGGANLLEVLNKMFNLNINVEGLIKEAEAIESKLKELAEQQLKMMSKSRKEYPMYI; encoded by the coding sequence ATGAAGTTCGTTGAAAAAGCAAAAATAGAGTTTGAAAATCCAATAGTCATTGAAGCATTTCCCGGTACTGGGTTAGTGGGTAGTATTGCTGCCTATCAAATAATAAGGGAACTCAACCTAAAATATTTTGGATACTTTGAGATTGACGGAGTTTTTCCACTCACAACTATTGAAAAAGGCATTCCCTACCCTCCAGTGAGAGCGTATGCAAATAAAGATTTCATTGTGTTATTTTCAGATATAATAATTCCTCCATTTAAGATTAATGGATTGGCTGAATTTATAGTTAAGACATTCTCAGACAAAAATCCAAAATTATTTGTTTCTCTCGGGGGAATAATGGCAGGAAAATCAGAAAAAGTATTTGGAATAGCAAATAAAGAAGAATTAATAGAGGATTTAAAAAATTATGTTGAAATATTTGATTTTGGAGTTGTGGGAGGAATTGGAGGAAATTTAATGATAAAATGCCAAGATAATGGGTTTGATGCTATCGGCTTGTTAGCTGAGACCGTTGGAATTAGACCCGACCCAAGGGGAGGGGCTAATCTATTGGAAGTTCTGAATAAAATGTTCAATCTAAACATAAATGTTGAGGGACTGATTAAAGAAGCTGAAGCTATTGAAAGCAAACTTAAAGAACTGGCAGAACAGCAGTTAAAGATGATGTCAAAGAGTAGGAAGGAATATCCAATGTACATTTGA
- a CDS encoding DUF473 domain-containing protein — translation MKVYGLFGINESAIDDFIENHVKTFTIINALNLETVKNLKEGDLVFITSTLREDLRNGTEGVLGRVISVSLVPQMINGFEEKEIIAGRVQVEMLGFAKCVKIESIYVEIAFRMY, via the coding sequence ATGAAGGTATATGGGTTATTTGGGATTAATGAAAGTGCGATTGATGATTTTATTGAAAATCATGTTAAAACTTTCACTATAATAAATGCTTTAAACTTGGAGACAGTTAAAAATCTAAAAGAGGGAGATTTGGTTTTTATAACATCAACACTTAGGGAGGACTTGAGGAATGGAACTGAAGGGGTTTTAGGGAGAGTTATAAGCGTTAGCTTAGTTCCTCAAATGATAAATGGCTTTGAAGAGAAGGAGATTATAGCTGGAAGGGTTCAAGTAGAGATGTTGGGCTTTGCTAAGTGTGTTAAGATTGAATCTATTTATGTAGAGATAGCTTTTAGGATGTATTAA
- a CDS encoding Fn3-like domain-containing protein, with amino-acid sequence MRKLLILILVILGINVAFGGGVISGVDISPKYSTFYDDYGNITKISIIPKYKYIRLQPGDSEIITVKLKNKNNKEVKITPKVVTLPYSEDEIDESWVSFDKTGFILKPNSSETIKITIKVPKDVEKGFYSGMIVFTEDKTQMPYGMPMYVNSFMLSLDVWIPPSVYIYPKYIYDDVEPGKTITYNITIKNLGNKTFTINPKIDNQDFFAYGEKPVMQLDKSMVEIEAPKTIPPKSEEIVKIKIKVPENAKGSIHGTINLGINDPGLDDFQQSIDINLRVYSKPKEPFVKEILINNASKLTIKVKASSYSWKYNNKMRDVDANVVIESPKGVLNIKPSKVTENFNVYISDWKLPPWEMDSEGIYNIGEYSKTKEYIIENPVNGIWKVKILPNCESFNVEIEIEQ; translated from the coding sequence ATGAGAAAACTCTTGATTTTAATATTAGTTATATTAGGGATTAATGTAGCTTTTGGAGGGGGCGTTATTTCGGGAGTGGATATTAGCCCAAAATACTCAACATTTTATGATGACTATGGAAATATAACAAAGATATCTATAATTCCAAAATACAAGTACATAAGACTACAACCTGGAGATTCTGAAATTATAACTGTCAAACTCAAAAATAAAAATAATAAAGAAGTTAAGATAACTCCAAAAGTTGTAACTCTACCTTATTCAGAAGATGAAATAGACGAAAGTTGGGTTTCATTTGATAAAACTGGCTTTATATTGAAGCCGAATTCATCAGAAACAATAAAAATAACAATAAAAGTTCCAAAGGATGTAGAAAAAGGATTTTATTCAGGAATGATTGTTTTTACAGAGGATAAAACCCAGATGCCCTATGGTATGCCAATGTACGTGAATTCGTTTATGCTCTCCTTAGATGTCTGGATTCCTCCAAGTGTCTATATATATCCAAAATATATCTACGATGATGTTGAACCAGGAAAAACTATAACATACAACATCACAATAAAAAATTTGGGGAATAAAACCTTTACCATAAATCCAAAAATTGATAATCAGGATTTTTTTGCATATGGTGAAAAACCAGTGATGCAACTTGATAAAAGCATGGTTGAGATTGAAGCACCAAAGACCATCCCTCCAAAGTCAGAAGAAATCGTTAAAATCAAAATAAAAGTTCCTGAGAATGCAAAAGGGAGTATTCATGGAACAATTAATTTAGGTATAAATGACCCAGGATTGGATGATTTTCAACAAAGCATTGATATAAATTTGAGAGTTTATAGTAAGCCAAAAGAGCCATTTGTAAAAGAAATTCTAATAAACAATGCAAGTAAATTAACCATAAAAGTAAAAGCAAGCTCATACTCTTGGAAATACAACAATAAAATGAGAGATGTTGATGCAAACGTTGTTATTGAATCACCAAAAGGAGTTTTAAACATAAAACCATCAAAAGTTACTGAAAACTTCAATGTATATATCTCAGATTGGAAACTACCGCCGTGGGAGATGGATTCCGAGGGAATATACAATATAGGGGAATATTCAAAAACAAAGGAATATATCATAGAAAATCCAGTAAATGGAATTTGGAAAGTTAAGATACTTCCAAATTGTGAATCCTTCAATGTAGAGATTGAAATAGAACAGTAA